A segment of the Catenuloplanes nepalensis genome:
CCAACCGCTTCCATCCGTTCACGGAGGAAGAATCGGTCGTGATGTGGCGGGCTGAAGGTCCGGTGCGTGACGAACCGCGACAGCAGCCGGTTTCACACCTGTTCGCAACCCTGGCCCGTCCCCGGGGAGTGAGCGGGCTCGGTGAGGTGCCGACCTACCCTGCGTCGGTGCGCTGACGGCTCGGATGCGCCCGATCGTGGGCGACGACGCGGACGGTCGTGCCGTCCCGGCCGCTGCGGATCCGCATGTCGTGCGTGAGCTGCCGTGCCAGCCACAGTCCCAGGCCGCCGGACGCGGACAACGCCGGGCGCTCCGTGCGACGCTCGTAGCGGACCGCATCGAAGCCGCATCCACGGTCACTGACCTCGCAGGCCACAGGTGGCCCGGCCCAGAGACGAAGCCGCCCGGTGCCACCGCCGTGCCGGATCGCGTTGATCAACAGTTCGTTGACCGCCGATACCCAGTCGGTCACCGCCTCGGGGCCCAGGCCGCCAGAGCCGGCGACCTCGGTGACCAGAGAACGCAGGCGCGGTAAGTCCGCCGCGGTGAACGCCACGGCGAATTCCGACGCGGTATGCCGTGCGGGCACTATGGCCATGACATCCGCCTATCGACGATGGCTGACGAACGGTGGCTGGCCGGATCGGTACGACTCGCAGGGTCGCCACGCGCGCCAGGCGGTGAAAGCGGTACCCGTCCGAGAACCGGTCAACCGCCCCGTCCGGGTGACACCTGCCCGGCCGTGACCCTCCGCGCGCGCATGCTCATCCCGGACCGGCCATCCCGGCGCCCCGGTTCGAGGTCAGCGCGGGATCGCGATGTCGGCCCAGACCACTTTGCCGTCGCTGACGGGATGACATCCCCAGGCGTGCGTCATGGCGGCGACCAGCAGCAGTCCGCGGCCGCCGAGCCGGCGCGGGTCGGGTCCGAGCACGTGCGGGAGGCGCCGGCTGGAGTCGGTGACCTCGATACGCAGAGCGTCGCCGTTACGGCGCAGGACGAGTTCGCCGCCGTCGGTGGTGTGCTGGATGACGTTCTCCACCAGTTCGGTGATCACCAGCAGGGAGTCGGCGACGAGGTCCGGTGCCTGCCACGGGCCGAGCGCCTGCCGGGCGCGGTGACGCAGGACCGCGCAGTCGTCGCTGTGGGCGAACCGCACTCGAAGCAGGTCCATGCCTGTGTTTGTACCTGCCGCGCCGCTGCGGCGCACGGCGGAGCCGGATTCTCGCCCCGAATACGACCCTGGTGTGCCGTGCCCGGATTCCTCCGCCGCGGCGGAGGGCCTGGCGGCGGAGACTGTACGGCCGGGCGGTCGCGTCATCGCGCGGCGAGGAAGTCCGTCATGCCGGTCAGCTGCAACAGGCGCACGACGAGCGGACTGGGGCGGCGGAGGATGAACGACCGGCCGTGCTCGGCCGCGGCGTGACGGACCGCGACGAGCGTGGCCAGGGCGGAGGAGTCGGCGAAACTGACCGCGGACATGTCCAGTACCAGACCGCCGGGGCCGGCGGTGCGCAGCTCGTCCAGCAGCGCCTGTCGGACCTGCTGGTCGCAGGCCATGTCGAACTCCCCGCGCAGGGTCACCACGCTGGTGCCGCCGGCGCGGTCGACCGTGAGCTGCCATGCCGGCTGCTGCATGTGCCGCCTCCCGGCCACCCGCCACTCGACGAACTTCGCGCCGGCACGTACGCCCATGGTGGTGTCCCGGCGCGAAGATCGTACCGAACCTCTCCGTGGCGCCGGCCCACCACGTACCCCTTCTGCCCGCACGCCTGCGCACCTGCACAGACGCGGTCACAGGCGGGGGCGCCCCGGGTCGGCGCCCAGCGGACCGGCTCGGCAGGGCCGGTCGACCGGGGCGTGACCGCAGGCGAGATACTTGCCATCCGGCAACCCCGGGCCGTGCGCTCATCGTCACGGAGACGGTTCTTCGGCGGGCAGGTGGGTCAGCTGCCCGCGGGGTGGTGGCGAGAGCGAAGGGGGCGATCGGGCTCGTGGGGGCGGACAGCGGCGGATTTCCGGCGCGACTGCACGAGGCGCTGTGGATCAAGGCGCCGCTGGGCGTCGCGGTCCTCGACGCCCAGCGGCGCTACCGCTGGCTGAACGAGATCATGGCCGACTTCAACGGCGTCTCCGTGGAAGCACACCTCGGCCGTACGGTCGCGCAGGTCCTGCCGGACATCGCCGATGACGTGCTACCGATGCTGGAACACGTGATCCGGACGGGGACGCCGGTCCGGGACGTGGAGGTGGACACCGGGCCGACGGCGGGGCAGCCGGGTCGGCCGCGTCGCTGGCGGGTCTCCTACGTGCCGCTGGACAACGACGACCTGGCGGTGTTCGCCGTCGACGTCACCGAGCGCGCGGAAGCCCAGCAGGCCCGGAGCCTGCAGCTGTACCGCACCGAACGGTTCGCGGTCCTGGCCGCCGCGATCGCCGCGGCCGTGTCGATCGACGACATCGCCGACGCCGTCCACGAACTCGCCGGGACCGCGCTGTCCGCGACCAGCTGCGGCCTGGCCCTGCGCGACGGCGAAGGACTGCTGACCTTCGCCGGGCATGCCGCCGCCGGCCGCGACGGCCGGTGGACACCCATGAACAGCCGCGACGACGTGCCCCTCGCCGCGGTCCTGGCCGGCGGCCGCGCGCTGTACCTACCCGATCCGGCCGCCATGCTCGACCGGTGGCCTCACCTGGCCGGTCTGCAACAGCTGACCGGCGACCGGTCCTGGGCCGCGCTGCCGCTGTCGGACGCCACCGGGACCGCGATCGGCGTGCTCACCGTCGCCTTCCCCGCCCCGCGCACGTTCGCCGCCGAAGACCGCCAGTACCTGGAATCGGTCGCGATCCTCACCTCGCAGGGACTGCAACGCGCCCTCGCGCACCATCGCGAACACTCGATCGCCGACACCCTCCAGCGCGCGCTGCTGCCCGAGCGGCTGCCTGCCGTGCCGGGCCTGCAGGCCGCCAGCCGCTACCACGCCGCGAGCAACACCGCCGACGTCGGCGGCGACTTCTACGACCTGTTCCCCACCGGCCCGGACACCGTGACCGCCGCGATCGGCGATGTCTGCCAGAAAGGCCTCACCGCCGCCGCGCAGGTCGCCCAGGCCCGGCACAGCCTCCGCGCCCTCGCCGCCACGGCCGACGGCCCCGCCACGGCCCTGCGGCACCTCAACGACGTCCTGCGGCCGGACATGCCCCTCGGCCGGTTCCTCACCTGCACATGCGTACGGGTCACCCTGACACCGCCGATGTCGCTCACCGTCGCCTGCGGCGGGCATCCCGCACCGCTGCTCATCCTGCCGGACCGCACCGTCCAGCCCATCGACGCGCCCGGCACGCTGCTCGGCGCCTTCGCCGACATCACGCTCCGCGAACAGACCGTGCCGTTCCCGCCCGGCGCGGCGCTGCTGCTCTACACCGACGGCATCATCGAAGCCCAGAGCCCCGCCGGCCAGTACGGCGAGCAGCGGCTCATCGACCACCTTCGGCAGGCACCCGACCTGCACGCCGAAGCCCTCGCCGACCACGTCCTGTCCGGCGTCACCGCCTTCACCACCCAGCTACGCGACGACATCGCCCTGCTCGTCCTGCACGCCACCACGGACGGCCCGCACACCGTGCGATGACACGTACGATCACCATCGGCCGCGACGACGCCACCGACTACGTGGCACCCATCGACGACATCGCCGGCCTCCTCCTGGCGATGACCACCACACCCACCCTCGGCCAGGCCAACGCCATGTCCGGCCGAGCAAGCCGGAAACCAGACGAGACCGAGCCGGCG
Coding sequences within it:
- a CDS encoding ATP-binding protein; this encodes MAFTAADLPRLRSLVTEVAGSGGLGPEAVTDWVSAVNELLINAIRHGGGTGRLRLWAGPPVACEVSDRGCGFDAVRYERRTERPALSASGGLGLWLARQLTHDMRIRSGRDGTTVRVVAHDRAHPSRQRTDAG
- a CDS encoding ATP-binding protein; this encodes MDLLRVRFAHSDDCAVLRHRARQALGPWQAPDLVADSLLVITELVENVIQHTTDGGELVLRRNGDALRIEVTDSSRRLPHVLGPDPRRLGGRGLLLVAAMTHAWGCHPVSDGKVVWADIAIPR
- a CDS encoding STAS domain-containing protein produces the protein MGVRAGAKFVEWRVAGRRHMQQPAWQLTVDRAGGTSVVTLRGEFDMACDQQVRQALLDELRTAGPGGLVLDMSAVSFADSSALATLVAVRHAAAEHGRSFILRRPSPLVVRLLQLTGMTDFLAAR
- a CDS encoding SpoIIE family protein phosphatase, whose product is MGADSGGFPARLHEALWIKAPLGVAVLDAQRRYRWLNEIMADFNGVSVEAHLGRTVAQVLPDIADDVLPMLEHVIRTGTPVRDVEVDTGPTAGQPGRPRRWRVSYVPLDNDDLAVFAVDVTERAEAQQARSLQLYRTERFAVLAAAIAAAVSIDDIADAVHELAGTALSATSCGLALRDGEGLLTFAGHAAAGRDGRWTPMNSRDDVPLAAVLAGGRALYLPDPAAMLDRWPHLAGLQQLTGDRSWAALPLSDATGTAIGVLTVAFPAPRTFAAEDRQYLESVAILTSQGLQRALAHHREHSIADTLQRALLPERLPAVPGLQAASRYHAASNTADVGGDFYDLFPTGPDTVTAAIGDVCQKGLTAAAQVAQARHSLRALAATADGPATALRHLNDVLRPDMPLGRFLTCTCVRVTLTPPMSLTVACGGHPAPLLILPDRTVQPIDAPGTLLGAFADITLREQTVPFPPGAALLLYTDGIIEAQSPAGQYGEQRLIDHLRQAPDLHAEALADHVLSGVTAFTTQLRDDIALLVLHATTDGPHTVR